A window from Moritella yayanosii encodes these proteins:
- a CDS encoding type II secretion system F family protein translates to MPHFTYKGRDSQGNAVSGKQEAQNQDALVQSLMAKGITPTDIKVASRSGNNIDLSQLLTPKIPLAELVIFARQMYSLTRAGIPMIRAIKGLSESSSHAKLKDVLNDVVVRLNSGNTLSASMAAHPHVFASIFVSIVRVGENTGRLDDSFLQIANYLELEMDTRRRIASAVRYPIFVLIAISGAMVILNIFVIPTFANMFNKFGVELPWATRTLLASSAFFVNYWHLIIIAVIAAVIGFKYYIQTDKGKLRWGLFTIRIPIIGPVIEKTLLSRFARSFSLMLRGGVPLNNSLSLVASTVNNAWMEVRILGMRAGIEEGKSLTITASESGMFTPLILQMISVGDETGQVDDLLLEAAQFYEREVDYELQSLTAKIEPILICIVAVMVLILALGIFVPMWDMMGVVQG, encoded by the coding sequence ATGCCACATTTTACGTATAAAGGCCGCGATAGCCAAGGCAATGCTGTTTCTGGTAAACAAGAAGCGCAGAACCAAGATGCATTAGTACAATCGTTAATGGCTAAAGGTATTACCCCTACTGACATTAAAGTGGCGAGCCGCAGTGGTAACAACATTGATCTTAGTCAGTTGCTGACACCGAAGATCCCGTTGGCCGAGTTAGTTATTTTTGCTCGGCAGATGTACTCACTGACGCGAGCCGGTATTCCGATGATCCGTGCGATCAAAGGTTTATCAGAATCGAGTTCACATGCGAAGCTTAAAGACGTGCTTAATGATGTGGTTGTGCGCTTAAACAGTGGTAATACACTATCGGCATCCATGGCTGCACACCCGCATGTATTTGCCTCTATTTTTGTTTCCATTGTGCGCGTGGGTGAGAATACCGGTCGTTTAGATGATTCATTTTTACAAATCGCCAATTATTTAGAATTAGAAATGGATACTCGACGTCGTATTGCCAGTGCTGTGCGTTATCCTATTTTTGTATTAATCGCTATTTCAGGCGCGATGGTGATCTTGAATATTTTTGTTATTCCGACGTTTGCTAATATGTTTAATAAGTTTGGTGTTGAACTTCCGTGGGCAACACGGACATTATTAGCCTCATCGGCTTTTTTTGTGAATTATTGGCATCTGATTATTATTGCGGTGATTGCCGCTGTTATTGGGTTTAAATATTATATTCAAACTGATAAAGGCAAATTACGTTGGGGGCTGTTCACTATTCGCATTCCCATTATTGGTCCGGTGATTGAAAAAACCTTGTTATCTCGTTTTGCACGCAGCTTTTCGTTGATGCTCAGGGGCGGTGTCCCCCTGAATAACAGTTTGTCACTGGTGGCATCAACCGTGAATAATGCTTGGATGGAAGTGCGTATTTTAGGTATGCGAGCAGGTATTGAAGAAGGTAAAAGTCTGACTATAACGGCGAGTGAAAGTGGTATGTTTACCCCGCTTATTTTACAAATGATCTCGGTGGGTGATGAAACAGGTCAAGTGGATGATTTGTTATTAGAAGCGGCCCAGTTTTATGAACGCGAAGTGGATTATGAATTACAATCGCTGACCGCGAAGATCGAACCGATACTGATCTGCATTGTTGCTGTGATGGTATTGATTTTAGCACTGGGTATTTTTGTGCCGATGTGGGATATGATGGGAGTGGTTCAAGGTTAA
- a CDS encoding type II secretion system protein — protein sequence MKRNAGFTLIELVIVIIVLGILAATAVPKFINLQDDAKESTLKGVEAALHSAANIVYSKAAINGEEAKLASTSAANGTGVATVYGFPAATDVKNSIELSGFKSKAGTPTNSTQFYLENGASSGNCTILYTQATSTASGTGYKIGFGDTGVLSTPTCG from the coding sequence ATGAAAAGAAATGCAGGTTTTACACTAATCGAATTAGTGATCGTAATTATTGTACTAGGTATCTTAGCTGCAACGGCAGTGCCGAAATTTATTAATCTTCAAGATGATGCTAAAGAATCTACACTTAAAGGTGTTGAAGCTGCATTACATAGTGCGGCAAATATTGTTTACTCTAAAGCGGCTATTAATGGTGAAGAGGCTAAGCTAGCTTCGACTTCAGCTGCAAATGGTACTGGTGTTGCCACTGTATATGGTTTCCCTGCTGCGACAGATGTTAAAAATTCAATTGAGTTAAGTGGTTTTAAATCAAAAGCTGGAACTCCAACTAATTCAACTCAATTTTATCTAGAAAACGGTGCTTCTTCTGGTAATTGTACAATTCTTTATACGCAAGCTACATCAACTGCTTCTGGTACAGGTTACAAAATTGGCTTTGGTGATACTGGTGTTCTAAGTACTCCTACGTGTGGTTAA
- a CDS encoding type II secretion system protein, whose product MFKKSGFTLIELVIVIILLGILAATAIPKFIGNNGFETQTYRDQLLQLLKTVQQQAMSCDDDCRKNNGEPRTANPYACNRVVIITERFGIPTNCGTRLPTNFPANQLGMSVTEANSANVNFSVSGTANISTTTLEFDSWGIVKNCTLGCDISIIGDQTLTIRIESQGYIHEQ is encoded by the coding sequence ATGTTTAAAAAATCTGGCTTTACGCTCATTGAACTGGTTATCGTTATTATCCTTTTAGGCATTCTTGCCGCGACCGCGATCCCGAAATTTATTGGTAATAATGGTTTTGAAACTCAGACCTACCGTGACCAATTACTGCAATTATTAAAAACCGTACAACAACAGGCGATGAGTTGTGATGATGATTGCCGTAAAAATAATGGTGAGCCCCGTACTGCTAACCCTTATGCTTGTAATCGCGTCGTCATCATAACTGAGCGATTTGGTATTCCAACAAATTGTGGCACACGTTTACCCACTAATTTTCCTGCTAATCAATTAGGCATGAGTGTTACAGAAGCAAATAGTGCGAATGTCAATTTTTCAGTGAGTGGCACTGCAAACATAAGTACCACAACGCTTGAGTTTGATTCATGGGGTATTGTTAAGAACTGCACATTAGGCTGTGATATCAGCATCATCGGCGATCAAACATTAACAATCCGCATTGAATCTCAAGGTTACATCCATGAACAATAA
- a CDS encoding type IV pilus modification PilV family protein codes for MNNKQRGFTLIEIVVGIVVLAIALTIVTGVFLPQANKMTTPMYQIKATALGKSIMNQVLIRYYDDVNARTNGAIRCGQVIFGGVAVPCGASLGLDVGETKASPDGFNDVDDYHIYCDDQTGYDPKVALGFFTNEYPGYGVRICASLAADKFGGNRGENHVAKRIRVTVFMPNNETITLTSFKGNY; via the coding sequence ATGAACAATAAACAACGTGGTTTCACCTTAATCGAAATTGTGGTTGGTATTGTGGTACTGGCAATAGCGTTGACGATTGTGACTGGCGTGTTTTTACCGCAAGCCAATAAAATGACTACGCCTATGTATCAGATAAAAGCCACAGCGTTAGGTAAGAGCATTATGAACCAAGTACTGATTCGTTATTATGATGATGTAAATGCACGGACTAACGGTGCTATCCGTTGTGGCCAAGTCATTTTCGGTGGCGTGGCTGTTCCATGTGGCGCTAGCTTAGGGTTAGATGTTGGTGAGACTAAAGCTAGCCCGGATGGCTTTAATGACGTTGATGATTACCATATTTATTGTGATGACCAAACGGGTTATGATCCCAAAGTGGCGTTAGGCTTTTTCACTAATGAGTATCCAGGTTATGGCGTTAGAATTTGTGCCTCGTTGGCAGCAGATAAGTTTGGTGGTAATAGAGGTGAAAACCATGTCGCAAAACGGATCCGAGTTACAGTATTCATGCCGAACAATGAAACCATAACGCTGACTTCATTTAAGGGGAACTACTGA
- a CDS encoding PulJ/GspJ family protein, with the protein MPKMSRYKQSGFTLVELVMVIILLGVIGTFSSRFISDNVILYQTSVNQNERLNDARFVLNRMSKELDSAIAFSVVVNADGSCMSFVPFTAAGQYLGSVSGQSDVSLIMDKETRDLADPNSNDFAGQYISILTTDVNEFYSISAPSTLAEITLYEAVSGANPTQADVTLSSDLTRDSAVSRYFIAENKVQYCLTQVSGVMRLSRREASLDSLFGTSVLMVDNLTTDSSMSLTGATQFSNAMLALSFGFLLRDGSNIKFEHQVVMTNVP; encoded by the coding sequence ATGCCTAAAATGAGTAGGTATAAACAGTCAGGTTTTACTCTCGTCGAGCTGGTTATGGTGATTATATTATTAGGTGTTATTGGCACTTTTAGTAGCCGTTTTATTAGTGATAACGTGATTCTTTATCAAACCTCGGTGAATCAGAATGAACGTTTAAATGACGCCCGCTTTGTGTTAAATCGAATGAGCAAAGAGCTAGATTCTGCGATTGCATTTAGTGTGGTTGTTAATGCTGATGGCAGTTGTATGAGCTTTGTGCCTTTTACGGCAGCAGGGCAATATCTTGGCAGTGTAAGTGGACAATCCGACGTGTCGTTAATTATGGATAAGGAAACCAGAGACCTAGCAGATCCGAACAGTAATGATTTTGCAGGTCAGTACATAAGCATACTCACCACTGACGTCAACGAGTTTTATTCAATATCAGCACCGAGTACGCTTGCTGAAATCACCTTGTATGAAGCGGTATCAGGTGCAAACCCTACTCAAGCGGATGTAACGCTTTCATCGGATCTAACTCGAGATTCTGCTGTTTCACGCTATTTTATTGCTGAAAATAAAGTGCAATATTGTTTAACGCAAGTAAGTGGTGTTATGCGCTTGTCACGTCGCGAGGCTTCATTAGATAGCCTTTTTGGTACATCGGTGTTAATGGTTGATAACCTCACTACTGATAGCAGTATGTCATTAACGGGTGCTACGCAATTTAGCAATGCTATGTTGGCGTTAAGCTTCGGATTTTTACTGCGTGATGGCAGTAATATTAAATTTGAACATCAGGTAGTAATGACCAATGTCCCGTAA
- a CDS encoding PilX N-terminal domain-containing pilus assembly protein: MSRNHSASRYQQQQGSMLVIAIFIIVVISLLAASLSRILSSTADSVANEVYSAKAYYAADSGMEFGIYKVLSNGLVCAAFPEDDLITGFDMSDEVGLENCDVEIRCQTINLPDNSKQYYLISIGTCDGGKIVAQHKVEAEVKL, encoded by the coding sequence ATGTCCCGTAATCATAGCGCGAGCCGCTATCAGCAACAACAAGGCAGTATGTTGGTCATTGCGATATTTATCATCGTTGTTATTTCGTTATTAGCCGCGTCATTAAGTCGTATTTTGAGTTCGACTGCGGACAGTGTGGCCAATGAAGTGTATAGCGCGAAAGCTTATTATGCTGCAGATAGTGGTATGGAATTTGGGATTTATAAGGTATTAAGTAACGGTTTAGTATGTGCTGCGTTTCCTGAGGATGACCTTATTACAGGTTTTGATATGAGTGATGAAGTTGGACTAGAAAATTGTGATGTTGAGATTCGTTGTCAAACTATTAACTTACCGGATAACAGTAAGCAATATTATTTAATTTCTATCGGTACATGCGATGGTGGGAAAATAGTGGCACAACATAAAGTTGAAGCGGAAGTTAAGTTATGA
- a CDS encoding DUF6701 domain-containing protein, translating to MVNTRSSYSLYSDSQFFNANLPAGNYQIVVIGQCLKQKWGSWQPQGWKNNCSGNKHDYDDFYFTNIKLITRQTTNSITFLQRRHIGDSNENRNNGYGGRWYPDKHGGDDVKYEFTPPRRTNLKSITLYNYRDLIPNSDYVKLTFSGNNFSKQTTYMNTDFSSGNFVWRLNKTLLPGVEYELEIEVEDDDDADDISWDDIVIKFGSDTPPSDVINHYRLTYSDRALTCEPAVVTIEACTNNFQPGSACNQSSDSTSVTLVGTAKVGTGYISKPSGNFTGSTDINLGYLQENDLTLSLTGTNKPYKCNGTSNCDINFADTGFFFSYDNADGSDDIANQVAGVNFSKPIKLDAFYNKKGQCKNIFKNNDVIPVKLGVQCQEPNSCSPLNFVANTVNLGKNSGDEESHYSAVNLTFSNHAAQIDPVQYQDAGKINLIASYTINDNRNDLDGLTIKGQSNQFAVRPYQFKIKATRNEGVNGETWADLTARSNHAFKYTHKAGDIFTFKIQALNANKNEDVITLNYVPNSNDNLRIKLTRSMPSSGSFEGQFSYATNKTLLTSTWATWVAMPDLPTFDKGVYRFVDSTYSEVGAIQINVKDNDYYGMQFSVDDNFSANSNGSKIGRFIPSHFELVSSTVDNYIGTNRNIATDYDYVFPQSLASYVAGTTVLQPKDSKVYECRKPPNNGFCVQWSEGSNQFEPGVGSDWQMAWTLRMSPDTGAVFTYMDQPELSFDYRLEARNSAGLVTKNYDGDDKATVIFIANADGRDLSSRLQNYGGAWDDGVYQPGAWEVNMLDSGYFSRYVTGLEDGPMLNTLFGISITDEDSVVLNDLDIPAVQATARMLSIKTSELRYGRWTVADGYGPISNDLATTMQLEYFDGTNFIPHSDDTKTDFDSVNSHLTDISLGGVLPALSGSGSFTNGVTQGLIIAAPNRSGEVQLDYNVDDWFKYKWEESHTGFDQSPSANIVFGFFRGNDRVIYRRRLN from the coding sequence ATGGTTAATACACGTTCCTCCTATTCATTATATTCAGATAGTCAATTCTTTAATGCTAATTTACCTGCGGGGAATTATCAAATCGTCGTTATTGGGCAATGCTTAAAGCAGAAGTGGGGTAGTTGGCAACCACAAGGCTGGAAGAATAATTGTAGCGGTAATAAACATGATTATGATGATTTTTATTTTACCAATATTAAGTTAATCACACGGCAAACTACAAACAGTATTACCTTTTTACAACGCCGTCACATAGGTGATTCTAATGAAAATCGAAATAATGGTTATGGCGGTCGTTGGTATCCAGATAAGCATGGAGGTGATGACGTCAAATATGAATTTACGCCGCCACGTCGCACCAATTTAAAATCGATCACACTCTATAATTATCGAGACCTTATTCCCAACAGTGATTATGTCAAGCTTACCTTCTCTGGTAATAACTTTAGCAAGCAAACGACCTATATGAATACGGATTTTAGCTCGGGTAACTTTGTCTGGCGATTAAATAAAACGTTATTACCGGGCGTGGAATATGAATTGGAAATTGAAGTCGAGGATGATGACGATGCAGATGACATCTCTTGGGATGATATCGTTATCAAGTTTGGTTCTGATACACCTCCGTCAGATGTTATTAACCACTACCGATTAACGTATAGTGATCGCGCATTAACCTGCGAGCCTGCGGTTGTCACCATCGAGGCTTGTACCAATAACTTCCAGCCGGGGTCGGCTTGTAATCAATCCTCTGATTCGACAAGTGTCACTTTAGTCGGTACTGCAAAGGTTGGTACTGGTTATATCTCTAAGCCAAGTGGCAATTTTACTGGCTCAACCGATATTAACTTAGGTTATTTACAAGAAAATGATTTAACCCTGTCATTAACAGGTACTAATAAGCCGTATAAATGTAATGGTACGAGTAACTGCGATATTAACTTTGCTGATACCGGTTTTTTCTTTAGTTATGATAATGCCGATGGTAGCGACGATATTGCTAACCAAGTTGCGGGTGTTAACTTTTCTAAACCAATAAAACTAGATGCTTTTTATAATAAAAAAGGCCAATGTAAAAACATCTTTAAAAATAATGACGTCATCCCAGTGAAACTTGGTGTTCAATGCCAAGAGCCAAATAGTTGCTCGCCTTTAAACTTCGTCGCTAATACAGTGAATCTGGGTAAAAATAGCGGTGATGAAGAAAGCCATTACAGTGCGGTTAATTTAACATTTAGTAACCATGCCGCCCAGATTGATCCTGTGCAATATCAAGATGCTGGTAAAATAAATTTAATTGCCAGTTATACCATTAACGACAATAGAAATGATCTCGATGGGTTAACAATCAAAGGGCAAAGTAATCAATTTGCTGTGAGACCCTATCAATTTAAAATTAAAGCCACGCGTAATGAAGGCGTTAATGGCGAGACATGGGCGGATTTAACTGCGCGATCTAATCATGCGTTTAAGTATACCCATAAAGCCGGAGATATCTTTACGTTTAAGATCCAAGCGCTGAATGCAAATAAAAACGAAGACGTTATTACGCTCAATTATGTCCCTAACTCAAATGATAACTTACGTATCAAGTTAACCCGGTCTATGCCTAGTTCGGGCTCGTTTGAGGGGCAATTTAGTTATGCGACGAATAAGACGCTATTAACCTCAACCTGGGCAACGTGGGTTGCAATGCCTGATTTGCCAACCTTTGATAAAGGGGTTTATCGCTTTGTTGACTCGACTTATAGTGAAGTTGGTGCCATTCAGATCAATGTGAAAGACAACGATTACTATGGTATGCAATTTTCTGTCGATGATAACTTTTCGGCTAACTCTAACGGTTCTAAGATAGGTCGTTTTATTCCATCGCATTTCGAATTAGTGTCATCGACAGTGGATAATTATATTGGCACTAACCGCAATATCGCAACAGATTATGATTATGTATTCCCCCAAAGCTTAGCGAGTTATGTTGCAGGAACGACTGTTTTACAGCCTAAAGATAGTAAAGTTTATGAGTGTCGAAAACCGCCAAACAATGGTTTTTGTGTCCAGTGGAGTGAAGGTTCAAATCAATTTGAACCGGGTGTTGGCAGTGATTGGCAAATGGCGTGGACTTTACGCATGTCACCAGACACGGGGGCTGTATTCACTTACATGGATCAACCCGAGCTATCATTTGACTATCGACTCGAAGCGCGGAATAGCGCTGGTTTAGTGACAAAAAATTATGATGGTGATGATAAAGCGACAGTTATCTTTATCGCCAATGCTGATGGACGCGATTTATCATCCCGCTTACAAAATTATGGCGGCGCTTGGGATGACGGTGTTTATCAACCTGGGGCGTGGGAAGTTAATATGCTTGATAGCGGTTATTTTTCTCGATATGTAACAGGCCTGGAAGATGGTCCTATGCTAAATACCCTTTTTGGTATTAGTATTACGGATGAGGATAGCGTTGTTCTCAATGATTTAGATATTCCAGCGGTGCAAGCAACGGCACGTATGTTATCGATAAAAACCAGCGAATTACGTTATGGCCGTTGGACGGTTGCTGATGGATACGGTCCAATATCGAATGATTTGGCCACTACTATGCAACTTGAATATTTTGACGGAACAAACTTTATTCCTCACAGTGATGATACTAAAACGGACTTCGATTCTGTAAATTCGCACCTAACCGACATTTCTTTAGGCGGCGTACTACCTGCGCTTTCAGGAAGTGGAAGTTTTACCAATGGTGTCACCCAGGGATTAATCATTGCAGCGCCGAATCGAAGCGGTGAAGTACAACTTGATTATAACGTTGATGATTGGTTTAAATATAAGTGGGAAGAGAGTCATACTGGATTTGACCAATCACCATCTGCGAACATAGTATTTGGCTTTTTCCGCGGCAATGATCGGGTTATTTACCGCAGGCGATTAAATTAA
- a CDS encoding rod shape-determining protein produces MFKKLRGLFSSDLSIDLGTANTLIYVKGQGIVLDEPSVVAIRQERGSNKSVAAVGTAAKQMLGRTPANIAAIRPMKDGVIADFYVTEKMLQHFIKQVHENKFFRPSPRVLVCVPCGSTQVERRAIRESAQGAGAREVFLIDEPMAAAIGAGLPVSEATGSMVVDIGGGTTEVAIISLNGVVYSSSVRIGGDKLDEAIISYVRRNYGSLIGEATAERIKKEIGSAYPLDEVIEIEVRGRNLAEGVPRSFILNSTEILEALQEPLSGVVSAVMTALEQTPPELASDIAERGMVLTGGGALIRGIDRLLLEETGIPVVIAEDPLTCVARGGGTALEMIDMHGGDLFTYD; encoded by the coding sequence ATGTTTAAGAAGTTAAGAGGCCTATTCTCTAGCGATTTATCAATCGACTTGGGAACCGCAAACACACTCATTTATGTTAAAGGTCAAGGTATTGTACTTGACGAGCCTTCTGTTGTTGCCATCCGCCAAGAGCGTGGATCAAATAAGAGTGTTGCGGCAGTAGGAACGGCTGCGAAGCAAATGCTGGGTCGTACGCCCGCTAATATAGCCGCTATTCGCCCAATGAAAGATGGTGTGATTGCTGACTTTTACGTGACTGAAAAAATGTTACAACACTTTATTAAACAAGTGCATGAAAATAAATTTTTCCGTCCAAGCCCACGTGTTCTGGTGTGTGTGCCTTGTGGTTCAACACAAGTTGAACGTCGTGCTATTCGTGAATCTGCACAAGGTGCAGGCGCACGTGAAGTATTTTTGATTGATGAGCCGATGGCAGCAGCAATCGGTGCTGGTCTACCTGTTTCTGAAGCAACCGGTTCTATGGTTGTTGATATAGGCGGTGGTACCACAGAGGTGGCGATCATCTCACTTAACGGTGTGGTTTATTCTTCATCGGTACGCATTGGCGGTGATAAACTTGATGAAGCCATCATCAGCTACGTGCGTCGTAATTATGGTAGCCTGATTGGTGAAGCCACCGCTGAACGTATTAAGAAAGAGATAGGCTCTGCTTATCCACTTGATGAAGTCATTGAAATTGAAGTGCGTGGCCGTAACCTTGCCGAAGGTGTACCGCGTAGCTTTATTTTAAACAGCACTGAAATTTTAGAAGCGCTGCAAGAGCCGTTATCGGGCGTTGTTAGTGCGGTAATGACAGCGTTAGAACAAACCCCTCCAGAGTTAGCCTCTGATATCGCTGAACGAGGCATGGTGCTAACGGGTGGTGGTGCATTAATCCGTGGTATTGATCGTTTATTACTTGAAGAAACGGGTATCCCAGTGGTTATCGCTGAAGATCCTCTCACCTGTGTGGCTCGTGGTGGTGGTACAGCATTAGAAATGATTGATATGCACGGTGGTGATCTGTTTACTTACGATTAA
- the mreC gene encoding rod shape-determining protein MreC gives MKPIFTTSTSLQLRLFLAVIASFSLIIFDSKFDSFSNVRLYLNTAVSPLIYAANIPSEMLKGVSNTVVSRRDLRKKVAEQKDKLFIQQVQLLEFKHLKQENKRLRALLNSPVHSDQRKLVAEIMTVNTDPLSLQVVINKGASDGLYIGQPVLNEQGVVGQIVDVAATYSRILLIADITHGIPVRVQRNDIRAIANGSGELNSLNLPYVPHSTDMQVGDVLVTSGLGGVFPEGYPVATISAFTYQTGQPYAQVEAKPAVELERIRYVLLTWDEGNMSNNNAEQSDKVEVL, from the coding sequence ATGAAACCTATTTTTACTACTTCTACATCTTTACAACTGCGCCTGTTCCTTGCGGTTATCGCCTCTTTCTCATTGATTATTTTTGATTCAAAATTTGATTCATTTTCAAATGTGCGACTTTATTTAAATACCGCGGTATCACCGTTAATTTATGCCGCAAATATCCCCAGTGAAATGCTCAAAGGTGTATCAAATACTGTTGTCAGCCGCCGAGATTTAAGAAAAAAAGTGGCAGAACAAAAAGACAAACTATTCATTCAGCAAGTCCAGTTGTTGGAATTTAAGCACCTAAAACAAGAAAACAAACGGCTACGGGCGTTACTTAATTCACCTGTTCACTCTGATCAGCGTAAGTTAGTGGCTGAAATTATGACCGTTAATACCGATCCGTTGTCACTGCAAGTGGTGATTAATAAAGGGGCGTCAGATGGACTATATATTGGTCAACCAGTATTAAATGAACAAGGTGTGGTGGGGCAAATCGTCGATGTGGCTGCCACATACAGTAGAATATTATTAATTGCTGATATTACCCATGGTATTCCAGTGCGAGTACAACGTAATGATATTCGAGCGATTGCGAATGGTAGCGGGGAATTAAACAGCCTAAACCTACCTTATGTGCCACACAGTACCGATATGCAAGTGGGTGATGTATTAGTGACCTCAGGCCTAGGTGGCGTGTTTCCCGAAGGTTATCCCGTTGCAACAATCTCGGCCTTTACTTATCAGACGGGTCAACCCTATGCGCAAGTCGAAGCAAAACCAGCGGTCGAATTGGAGCGGATCCGTTACGTTCTATTAACTTGGGATGAAGGCAATATGTCAAATAACAACGCTGAACAGAGTGACAAGGTGGAGGTATTATGA
- the mreD gene encoding rod shape-determining protein MreD yields the protein MTYSNGRFKIILTLIIALLLTALPVPEPLNHFRPDWLLLVLGYWCMALPYRVSIGYAWISGLVLDLLLGAPLGIHSLALSIVIYIMVMNHRLIRNLSLWQQALVVGFLAGLNKLVVFWAEKLLFDISITPMYLWSILTTMLIWPWIFLILRKIRRQFAIS from the coding sequence ATGACATATTCGAACGGTCGTTTTAAAATAATCCTGACCTTAATCATCGCGTTATTACTCACTGCACTACCTGTGCCTGAGCCTTTAAATCATTTCCGCCCTGATTGGCTGTTATTGGTATTGGGTTATTGGTGTATGGCTTTGCCGTATCGCGTGAGTATTGGTTATGCTTGGATCTCAGGATTGGTGCTAGATCTGTTATTAGGTGCGCCACTCGGTATCCATTCCTTGGCGCTGTCGATAGTCATTTATATTATGGTGATGAATCATCGTTTGATCCGGAATCTATCATTATGGCAACAAGCATTAGTTGTTGGGTTTTTAGCAGGCTTAAATAAACTGGTGGTATTTTGGGCCGAAAAATTACTTTTCGATATTTCAATAACACCCATGTACTTATGGTCAATCCTAACCACAATGTTAATATGGCCATGGATATTCTTGATTTTACGTAAAATCCGCCGTCAGTTTGCTATTAGTTAG
- a CDS encoding Maf family protein yields the protein MKQINMYLASQSPRRRELLTQIGVEFSVLSVEVEEQQQVGELAPDYVSRLARDKAQAGVAALIKLNATQVSMNTAADNLVLGADTIVVYAGQVLEKPVDEADSIRMLSLLSGHEHEVMTAVALADNTRCWVELVTTQVQFREISRPEMHDYWRTGEPSDKAGSYAIQGFAGKFVRHLSGSYSAVVGLPLMQTEQLIQAFKAEQNK from the coding sequence ATGAAACAGATAAACATGTACTTAGCGTCACAGTCGCCACGTCGCCGTGAGTTATTAACCCAAATTGGCGTTGAATTCTCGGTATTATCCGTTGAGGTAGAAGAGCAACAGCAAGTGGGCGAGCTAGCACCTGATTATGTGTCACGCCTCGCTCGGGATAAAGCGCAAGCCGGTGTTGCTGCGCTAATCAAATTGAACGCCACACAGGTTAGTATGAATACAGCCGCTGACAACTTGGTGTTAGGTGCTGACACCATCGTCGTCTATGCCGGACAAGTATTAGAAAAACCGGTTGATGAAGCAGATTCAATTCGGATGTTAAGTTTATTATCAGGTCATGAGCATGAAGTGATGACCGCCGTTGCGCTCGCTGATAATACCCGTTGCTGGGTTGAACTCGTCACCACTCAAGTACAGTTTAGAGAAATATCACGCCCTGAAATGCATGATTATTGGCGTACTGGTGAACCCAGCGATAAAGCCGGTAGTTATGCAATTCAAGGTTTTGCAGGTAAGTTTGTTCGTCATCTGAGCGGCAGTTATAGCGCCGTTGTCGGCTTACCATTAATGCAAACTGAGCAATTAATTCAAGCCTTTAAGGCAGAACAAAATAAGTAA